Proteins encoded in a region of the Anoxybacillus amylolyticus genome:
- the mgsA gene encoding methylglyoxal synthase: MKIALIAHDQKKAEMIQFVTAYEPILSPHELYATGTTGARIEEATNLRVHRFRSGPLGGDQEIGALIARNEMDMVIFFRDPLTAQPHEPDVSALMRLCDVYAVPLATNIGTAELLIQGLARGDLAWRNIVHEKQGEQHD; encoded by the coding sequence ATGAAAATTGCGTTAATTGCCCATGACCAAAAGAAGGCGGAAATGATTCAATTTGTCACAGCGTACGAACCGATTTTATCGCCGCATGAGCTATATGCGACCGGAACGACCGGCGCGCGCATTGAAGAAGCGACAAACTTGCGCGTGCATCGATTTCGTTCCGGCCCGTTAGGCGGCGACCAAGAAATTGGCGCGCTCATTGCTCGCAATGAAATGGATATGGTCATCTTTTTCCGCGACCCGCTAACGGCGCAGCCGCACGAGCCAGACGTAAGCGCACTAATGCGCTTATGCGACGTGTACGCTGTACCGCTAGCAACAAATATCGGAACGGCAGAATTGCTCATTCAAGGGCTAGCGCGCGGTGATTTGGCGTGGCGCAACATTGTTCATGAAAAACAGGGGGAACAACATGACTGA
- the dapB gene encoding 4-hydroxy-tetrahydrodipicolinate reductase: MKPIKIAIAGPRGRMGREAVGLVHQTEHFALVAVIDRKYDGKDLAELDGFSGIHAPIYTDIERCFQETKPDVLIDLTTPESGKYHTELALQYGVRPVVGTTGFTEDDIERLTKLAEEKGIGAIIAPNFAIGAILMMKFAQMAAKYFHDVEIIELHHDQKLDAPSGTAAKTAQLIADVRPPKKQGHPDEKETLQGARGAEYDGIRIHSVRLPGFVAHQEVIFGGNGQALTIRHDSFHRGSFMSGVKLSVETVMKLQTLVYGLEHIIE; encoded by the coding sequence ATGAAACCAATTAAAATAGCAATCGCTGGACCGCGCGGACGCATGGGGCGAGAAGCAGTCGGACTTGTACATCAGACGGAGCATTTTGCACTTGTTGCGGTCATTGACCGCAAATACGACGGGAAAGATTTAGCCGAATTGGACGGCTTCTCTGGCATTCATGCCCCGATTTATACAGACATCGAACGTTGTTTTCAAGAAACAAAACCAGATGTGCTTATTGATTTGACGACGCCGGAAAGCGGGAAGTACCATACGGAACTTGCCTTGCAATATGGCGTTCGCCCTGTCGTCGGCACGACAGGATTTACCGAAGACGACATTGAACGGCTAACGAAGCTTGCGGAAGAAAAAGGGATTGGCGCCATTATTGCCCCGAACTTTGCCATTGGCGCGATTTTAATGATGAAATTCGCGCAAATGGCAGCGAAATATTTTCATGATGTCGAAATTATCGAATTGCACCACGACCAAAAGCTTGATGCTCCATCGGGAACAGCGGCAAAAACGGCGCAATTGATTGCCGATGTGCGCCCACCGAAAAAACAAGGGCATCCGGACGAAAAAGAAACGTTACAGGGGGCGCGTGGTGCAGAATATGACGGCATTCGCATCCATAGTGTCCGCCTTCCTGGGTTTGTCGCCCATCAAGAGGTGATTTTTGGCGGAAATGGACAAGCATTGACGATTCGCCACGATTCGTTCCATCGCGGGTCGTTTATGTCCGGCGTCAAATTGTCGGTGGAAACGGTGATGAAACTGCAAACGCTTGTGTACGGGCTCGAACATATTATCGAATAA